The DNA window GGTGCACCCACAGACCGGCAACGTGCGTCGGCCGGACGTGCCGCCCCCCGAGCAGATCCCGATTGACTCGGCCCACTTCGCGACCGTGCAGCAGGGCATGCGCCGCGTAATGACTGACGGCACCGGCCGATGGGTGCAAATTCCGGGCATCCCGAGCGCTGGGAAAACGGGTACGGCCCAAAACCCCCACGGGGAAGACCACTCGCTCTTCATCATGTTTGCGCCGTACGACGACCCCGAAATCGCGATTGCCGTGGCCGTGGAGAATGCCGGATATGGTGCTACGGCCGCTGCCCCAATTGCCAGCCTAATGGCTGAGCAGTACTTGAAGGGAGAGATCGCGGACGAGTGGATGCGGCAACACTGGATTCAGCGCCTGCGCGATTCGGTACGCAGTGCTCCCCCGAAAGGCTTCGGCGGCGGCTCCCCGGAAGATACGGCGGCGCCCTCCTCCCCACCCGACCGCATCAACACGGAGGCGCCCTCTGACGCCTCCCCCGATACGATGACGACAGCCTCTGCCGCCCGACGCAACGAATAGCCCGACGTTCACGCCGCCCTTGGTCCCATGCGCAGTTCGAATCAAACGCTCGACGTCTGGACGCTGCTTACCTGGCTGGCCCTTGTGGCGATTGGGCTCGTTGCGCTGTATAGCACGACTCACGGCCCCGCCGCCGACTACTTGAGCCAAAGCGTACGGGACAACTTCTACCGCCAGCTGCTGTGGGGAGGACTTTCGGCCATCGGCATCGGTATTATTCTTCTGCTCCCCGTCCGGGTACTGCGCACCCTCGCGTATCCCATTTACGGCGGCACCGTCCTGCTGCTCATCCTTGCCCTAATTTTTGGGGTGGAGGTGCACGGAACAAAGGCGTGGCTCGCCGTGGGTCCGTTCCGGCTTCAAGTCTCGGAATTTGCAAAGGTAGGCACTGTCCTCGCCGTGGCCCAACTCCTGTCGGAACGCCACACCCACGCCACACAAAACCTGAGCTATGCCCTAAAGGCCGCTGGTCTCATCGTCGTGCCAGCCATCCTCATTGTACTGCAGAATGATCTCGGGACGGCCCTCGTATTCTTCGGTCTCGTCCCCATCATGCTCTTCTGGAGCGAACTACCCATCCCGGTTATTTTGCTGCTCATCTCCCCCGCCCTCGCCGGCTACCTGTCTCTTCTTTCCATACCGGTGGCCATCGTATTTGCGATCGTGTTCACCCTCGGGTTGTGGTGGACGTCCGGGCAACGCCTTATCGGAGCCCTCGCGGCCACCTTCACCGGCGGCGTGACGGCCATCGTCTCGTTCGTCCTCACAAAAATCCTCCAGCCGTATCAGGTAGACCGCCTGCTCTCCTTCACGAATCCGAGTGCCGAGCAATTCCGACAGGGCGTGGGCTTTCACCTCGTCCAGTCCAAGGCCGCTGTTACGTCCGGGGGACTCTGGGGCATGGGCTTCATGCAGGGCACTCAAACGCAGGGCGCCTACGTACCAGAGCAGACAACCGACTTCATCTTCAGCGTCATTGCGGAGGAGTTTGGGTTCGTCGGTTCAATCATCGTCTTGCTCCTCCTGGCGACGCTCCTTCTGCGTCTCGTGAAACTGGGATCGGACGTGAAGCACCCCTTCGGAAGCATCGTCGCCGCTGGCGCCGTCG is part of the Salinibacter sp. 10B genome and encodes:
- the rodA gene encoding rod shape-determining protein RodA gives rise to the protein MRSSNQTLDVWTLLTWLALVAIGLVALYSTTHGPAADYLSQSVRDNFYRQLLWGGLSAIGIGIILLLPVRVLRTLAYPIYGGTVLLLILALIFGVEVHGTKAWLAVGPFRLQVSEFAKVGTVLAVAQLLSERHTHATQNLSYALKAAGLIVVPAILIVLQNDLGTALVFFGLVPIMLFWSELPIPVILLLISPALAGYLSLLSIPVAIVFAIVFTLGLWWTSGQRLIGALAATFTGGVTAIVSFVLTKILQPYQVDRLLSFTNPSAEQFRQGVGFHLVQSKAAVTSGGLWGMGFMQGTQTQGAYVPEQTTDFIFSVIAEEFGFVGSIIVLLLLATLLLRLVKLGSDVKHPFGSIVAAGAVGVYLLHIFVNVGMVTGMLPVIGLPLPFLSYGGSAMLANTALLAIVLNTHMRRDDLSIYGY